The Corynebacterium poyangense genome includes a window with the following:
- a CDS encoding lysylphosphatidylglycerol synthase transmembrane domain-containing protein gives MQASKRKIITWTISLFALLCIYIAFRKQLGFIEEGIATLGQVSPLKILLVFLFIALALVAMAEVMYLLLENGAPRMRRRDTTRLSFAANAWATTLPGGPAFAAVFSFHVQRSWGASVVLSSWFIVLSGVLSSMWLAVLGLLGVFLLGAHLSLASLFSTLALMFAVAAAVFYISRNPEFLAHGVIALITRFNKLTRAPANRWVDTVRHQILQLRSVELSPTRFSLAAFWSLMNWVFDILGLWASVWAITGSLPWLEPEPDSTTLVGVVLAFVTAKIAGTAQVTPGGLGTVEAALVGTLVATGMTATTATGAVIIYRLISFIAITVIGWVIYVIHYARSGFKPTRRLSSKS, from the coding sequence ATGCAGGCCTCGAAGAGGAAGATCATCACCTGGACTATCTCCCTCTTCGCTCTCCTGTGCATTTATATTGCATTCCGCAAACAACTAGGCTTCATCGAAGAAGGCATCGCTACCCTCGGCCAAGTATCGCCACTCAAAATTCTTTTAGTTTTTCTCTTCATCGCTCTTGCGCTCGTCGCCATGGCGGAAGTGATGTACCTGCTACTAGAAAACGGTGCGCCCCGGATGCGTCGTCGCGATACCACCCGGTTATCCTTTGCCGCTAACGCCTGGGCCACAACCCTACCCGGCGGCCCCGCCTTCGCCGCTGTGTTCTCCTTCCACGTCCAGCGCAGCTGGGGAGCCAGCGTCGTTCTATCCTCATGGTTCATCGTCCTCTCCGGAGTCCTATCAAGCATGTGGCTTGCGGTGCTCGGACTGCTCGGGGTATTCCTCTTAGGCGCCCACCTTTCCCTCGCCTCACTATTCAGCACCTTAGCCCTCATGTTCGCTGTCGCAGCAGCAGTGTTCTACATCTCCCGCAACCCAGAGTTTCTCGCTCACGGTGTCATCGCTCTGATCACCCGCTTTAATAAACTCACCCGCGCCCCAGCTAACCGCTGGGTCGATACGGTGAGGCACCAAATCCTTCAACTTCGTTCCGTGGAACTCAGCCCAACACGCTTCAGCCTCGCCGCTTTTTGGTCCCTCATGAATTGGGTTTTTGACATCCTCGGACTGTGGGCTTCTGTTTGGGCTATCACCGGCTCGCTTCCCTGGCTTGAACCCGAACCCGACTCCACCACTCTCGTCGGCGTGGTCCTTGCTTTTGTCACCGCAAAAATCGCTGGCACCGCCCAAGTCACCCCCGGTGGCCTCGGTACCGTTGAAGCTGCCCTCGTGGGAACCCTTGTCGCTACCGGCATGACTGCCACCACCGCCACCGGAGCAGTGATTATCTATCGTCTGATTTCCTTCATCGCTATCACCGTTATTGGCTGGGTGATCTATGTGATTCACTACGCCCGAAGCGGATTCAAACCCACCAGAAGATTAAGCTCGAAGTCATGA
- a CDS encoding DUF3054 domain-containing protein: MTKPAIAGIDALAIFLFALLARIAHNSADLPLSFLGILNSAWPFWLGLALAWAIIYIRRLPGLPLSPAGVLIWVCSVVVGLAIWGIKHAAFPHWSFILVAGITSAILLFGWRFLYSRFCTKKRG; the protein is encoded by the coding sequence ATGACTAAACCCGCTATCGCTGGCATCGATGCCCTCGCTATATTCCTGTTCGCTCTCCTTGCTCGGATAGCTCATAATTCCGCCGATCTCCCCTTATCTTTCCTCGGAATTCTCAACTCAGCCTGGCCATTTTGGCTAGGTCTGGCCCTGGCGTGGGCGATTATTTATATCCGACGTCTACCTGGCCTTCCGCTCTCTCCGGCGGGCGTTCTTATCTGGGTGTGTTCCGTCGTCGTAGGCCTTGCAATCTGGGGTATCAAGCACGCCGCTTTCCCCCACTGGAGCTTCATCCTGGTAGCGGGAATTACCTCAGCAATCTTGTTATTTGGCTGGCGTTTCCTCTACTCCCGGTTCTGCACGAAGAAACGTGGCTAA
- a CDS encoding GNAT family N-acetyltransferase — protein sequence MAKLYPVKSSIRYQGEKHLPASELEDLYNSVGWGAYTSDLEALVSGVGNSRYVVTARDDNGTLLGLTRIVGDSHTIAYLQDILVRPTTQRQGIGRELMNRVFQPFIHCRQHVLITDG from the coding sequence GTGGCTAAACTTTATCCTGTAAAATCTTCTATCCGCTATCAAGGTGAAAAGCACCTTCCTGCCTCAGAGCTTGAGGATTTATATAACTCCGTGGGGTGGGGTGCCTACACCTCCGATCTTGAAGCGTTAGTTTCCGGAGTAGGGAATTCCCGGTACGTCGTTACCGCCCGCGATGATAACGGCACACTACTAGGATTAACCCGAATTGTTGGGGATAGCCACACCATTGCTTACTTGCAAGATATCCTGGTTCGCCCCACTACCCAGCGCCAGGGAATAGGGCGAGAACTCATGAACCGAGTTTTTCAACCCTTTATACACTGCCGGCAGCACGTCCTGATCACCGACGGGTAG
- a CDS encoding FAD-dependent monooxygenase — protein sequence MNLKENNASLEGTRIIISGGGIGGVSAALALAQKGAAVELFEKSAEFREVGAGLQIGPHGWRMLEQWGVLDIAVNAGYLPKAIQFRDAVSGDDLLRLSFDEDFERHYGGRYLVIHRSDLLSILVDAARDAGAQLLNNVKVVDAATEHEGDCVKVKAEIKDQHGLRSVEAEVLLAFDGIHSTLRKKFISDQPVPSGYVAYRGTSSLAEDKGMSELEDVLGYIGPDCHFIQYPLRCGELLNQVGVFRSKNYFDAIDNGAVPEEWGTNKELSVAYKHCHQSVQSRVDYLWKDRWWKMSDREPLDNWKKGRIILLGDAAHPPLQYLASGAVMAMEDAACIADYAADYVAENGEVNWDHILDEVQAERIPRCTRIQTTGRFWGDLWHESGRARAIRNELFRAVSGTGWYKYADWLWRYDHRERAYVKNPDLGKMPEELKDIVGS from the coding sequence GTGAACTTAAAAGAAAACAATGCTTCTTTGGAGGGCACGAGAATCATCATTTCGGGTGGGGGAATTGGTGGTGTTTCTGCTGCGCTAGCTTTAGCACAAAAGGGTGCGGCTGTAGAACTCTTCGAAAAATCGGCAGAGTTCAGAGAGGTCGGAGCAGGACTCCAAATAGGTCCTCATGGGTGGAGGATGCTAGAACAGTGGGGAGTTCTCGATATAGCAGTTAATGCCGGTTATCTCCCAAAAGCAATCCAATTCCGAGATGCGGTCTCTGGTGATGACTTGTTAAGACTTAGCTTTGATGAAGATTTTGAACGACACTACGGCGGTCGGTACTTGGTCATTCACCGTTCAGACTTACTAAGTATTTTGGTAGATGCAGCTCGAGACGCTGGGGCGCAGTTATTGAATAACGTGAAAGTAGTGGATGCAGCCACTGAGCATGAAGGTGATTGCGTCAAAGTGAAGGCAGAGATTAAAGACCAGCACGGTCTACGGTCTGTTGAAGCGGAAGTCTTGCTTGCTTTTGATGGGATTCACTCTACTCTCAGAAAGAAGTTTATTTCAGATCAGCCTGTTCCTTCTGGATATGTTGCTTATCGCGGAACATCCTCACTTGCTGAAGATAAAGGCATGAGTGAATTAGAGGATGTTTTGGGTTACATTGGCCCAGATTGTCATTTCATCCAATACCCTTTGCGGTGTGGAGAGCTACTAAATCAAGTGGGTGTATTTAGGTCAAAAAATTATTTCGACGCGATTGACAACGGGGCTGTACCTGAAGAATGGGGAACAAATAAAGAACTCTCGGTAGCTTATAAACATTGTCATCAATCGGTTCAAAGTCGCGTTGATTATCTTTGGAAAGATCGATGGTGGAAGATGAGTGATCGCGAGCCTTTAGATAATTGGAAGAAGGGCCGTATTATTCTCCTAGGTGACGCAGCGCACCCTCCTTTGCAGTACCTGGCGTCGGGAGCAGTAATGGCTATGGAAGATGCTGCTTGCATTGCTGATTATGCAGCTGATTACGTGGCTGAAAATGGTGAAGTAAATTGGGACCATATTCTCGACGAAGTACAAGCGGAACGGATTCCACGGTGTACTAGAATCCAAACAACTGGGCGGTTCTGGGGGGATCTCTGGCACGAGTCTGGCCGTGCTAGGGCTATCAGAAATGAGCTGTTTCGTGCTGTTAGCGGAACCGGTTGGTACAAGTATGCAGATTGGCTCTGGCGGTATGACCATCGAGAAAGGGCATATGTGAAGAACCCGGATCTAGGAAAAATGCCTGAAGAATTAAAAGATATTGTTGGTTCTTAG
- a CDS encoding MFS transporter, producing the protein MTEVIVTPQIGEERDKSSIKRLSFLGVSGSSLVALLVCWVFVIFDGYDLIVYGTVQTSLAREWNLTNTTLGTIGSTAFLGMALGAIFIGRISDLVGRKKAVLLSVVILSVFTVCCAFAPNPWFFGGLRFVAGLGLGGLVPSVNALTAEVAPRRTMSAWATLMMSGVPLGGSLAALLGTGVVPSHPEWGWRIMFLVAVIPLAVGIPLAMKYLPKDLKPDANKKAAVPESSGFKDLLGSKYRTISLWFALATFVTLFAWYGLGTWLPRLMETAGYDLGAALLFTLALNIGAIIGSGLTAWAGDRFGPLQAGIIAAFIAGVALCSLLVMPPVWAVYLILICAGVGTHGSQILIIAAIANGYPGSLRGTALGWALGTGRIGAVVAPQLAGLFLGWGFGVNSNFILFGFSALLSSFLMFLVLRKQLK; encoded by the coding sequence ATGACGGAAGTAATAGTTACTCCTCAGATAGGTGAGGAGAGAGATAAGAGCAGCATTAAACGTCTAAGCTTTTTAGGGGTCAGCGGATCCTCGCTTGTGGCATTACTGGTGTGCTGGGTCTTTGTAATATTCGATGGCTATGACCTGATTGTTTATGGCACCGTGCAGACCTCTTTGGCTAGAGAATGGAATTTAACGAATACCACTCTGGGAACCATAGGTTCCACTGCCTTTTTAGGGATGGCCCTGGGAGCCATCTTTATCGGTCGGATCTCTGACCTTGTTGGTCGAAAAAAGGCTGTCTTGCTATCTGTGGTTATTCTCTCGGTATTCACTGTCTGTTGCGCCTTTGCGCCAAACCCATGGTTTTTCGGGGGTTTAAGGTTCGTTGCTGGTTTAGGTTTAGGTGGTTTAGTCCCATCAGTCAACGCTTTAACTGCTGAGGTAGCACCAAGACGAACAATGTCGGCGTGGGCAACCCTCATGATGTCTGGGGTTCCCCTCGGTGGATCCTTGGCAGCTTTACTCGGAACAGGCGTAGTACCAAGCCATCCAGAATGGGGCTGGCGAATAATGTTCCTTGTTGCAGTTATCCCCCTAGCGGTTGGAATACCGCTAGCGATGAAGTATCTACCTAAAGATCTAAAACCTGACGCCAACAAGAAAGCTGCCGTTCCGGAAAGTTCAGGTTTCAAAGATTTGCTTGGTTCCAAATACCGCACGATTTCGCTCTGGTTCGCTTTGGCAACCTTTGTCACGCTATTTGCGTGGTACGGACTTGGAACTTGGCTTCCCAGGTTAATGGAAACCGCTGGTTATGACTTAGGTGCAGCATTACTGTTCACTCTTGCCCTGAACATCGGTGCAATTATTGGATCAGGACTCACCGCTTGGGCTGGAGACCGATTCGGACCACTTCAAGCGGGTATTATCGCTGCCTTTATAGCAGGTGTGGCACTTTGCTCTTTATTGGTTATGCCACCGGTTTGGGCAGTCTATCTAATTTTGATTTGTGCTGGTGTAGGAACGCATGGGTCCCAGATTTTGATAATTGCTGCCATTGCAAATGGATACCCGGGTAGTTTGAGGGGCACAGCCTTAGGGTGGGCACTAGGTACTGGTCGAATTGGGGCGGTAGTGGCCCCTCAACTTGCTGGCCTGTTTTTAGGGTGGGGATTCGGTGTCAACTCTAATTTCATTCTCTTTGGGTTCTCGGCATTACTGTCATCGTTTTTGATGTTCCTGGTCTTGCGTAAACAGCTCAAGTGA
- a CDS encoding IclR family transcriptional regulator, with amino-acid sequence MLTPPPFTSQPKDYLATVDLALVSVLLLREKGSTSVTQLAKDLDINPPRAHRILQMLTYRGFATRTESRTYLAGPSLSSTGIKPGYGFALTRLVQDHITAISRESHETCHLIVRSGTNCHFLHSEEGSLPVRVGNRRGQVIPAHLNSGGLATLTDLSTHELSSLYPDMGEKEMLDLRRVLHRVRKQGFAVNQGMYEKDVSAIGIALRNDVGDTLGALSLAIPTSRFRQVRDRCIEIMVRRCKELNQVLEKNHTTHSESLKRVKISTTGIHP; translated from the coding sequence ATGCTCACTCCCCCACCTTTTACCTCTCAGCCCAAGGACTATCTCGCCACGGTTGATCTGGCTCTCGTTAGCGTTTTGCTTCTTAGAGAAAAGGGAAGCACTTCGGTTACTCAGCTGGCGAAGGACCTTGACATTAATCCCCCCAGGGCCCACCGAATCCTCCAGATGCTGACCTACCGTGGTTTTGCAACCCGAACAGAGTCTCGGACCTATCTAGCTGGCCCTTCACTGTCTTCCACGGGGATTAAACCTGGGTATGGTTTTGCACTTACACGGCTAGTCCAGGATCACATTACCGCGATCTCCCGTGAGAGCCATGAAACCTGCCACCTAATTGTGCGCTCTGGGACCAATTGCCATTTCCTTCATTCTGAAGAAGGATCTCTGCCCGTTCGGGTAGGAAACCGAAGAGGTCAGGTTATTCCAGCTCATCTAAATTCTGGAGGATTAGCTACTCTCACCGATCTCTCCACACACGAATTATCCAGCCTATATCCTGATATGGGGGAGAAAGAGATGCTGGATTTACGTCGGGTTCTGCATCGAGTGAGAAAGCAAGGATTCGCCGTAAATCAGGGAATGTACGAAAAAGATGTATCCGCCATCGGCATTGCATTACGCAACGATGTTGGTGATACGTTAGGAGCGCTCTCTTTGGCGATTCCTACTTCAAGATTCCGCCAGGTCAGGGATCGCTGTATCGAAATAATGGTTCGTCGTTGTAAGGAACTCAACCAAGTTCTCGAGAAGAACCACACGACGCATTCCGAATCTTTGAAGAGAGTAAAGATCTCAACCACGGGAATTCATCCCTAA
- a CDS encoding cupin domain-containing protein, producing MENLNIKPLWTQIDGLMPSTPEPKAVSHHWKWEELYRLAKKSGTLVPVGRGGERRAIGLANPGLDGNTYISPTLWCAIQYLQPGENAPEHRHSQNAFRFVLEGEGVWTVVNGDPVPMRRGDFLLTAGWNFHGHHNIATEPMAWLDGLDIPFAHQMDSGFFEFGSEELTDQSTPEKSRSEQLWAHPGLRPLAFPGPMSSSPIGRYAWEHTDSALNAQLELEDAGYPGVYEPGHAAIRFSNPTTGGDVMSTIRAEFHRLRANVSTKPLYEVGNRVFQVFEGQATVQVGEQTFKATKGDIVNVPSWQQWHIEAGNEGVDLFCFSDHPIFEALHLNRTFSPKGI from the coding sequence ATGGAAAACCTCAATATCAAACCTTTATGGACTCAGATTGATGGACTTATGCCTTCAACCCCTGAGCCCAAGGCAGTTTCCCATCATTGGAAATGGGAGGAACTCTACCGTCTAGCAAAAAAATCGGGAACTCTAGTTCCCGTAGGCCGAGGAGGAGAGCGCCGTGCGATCGGACTCGCCAACCCAGGTCTTGACGGCAATACTTACATATCACCTACTTTGTGGTGTGCAATTCAGTACCTCCAACCGGGAGAAAACGCACCAGAACATAGACACTCCCAAAATGCTTTCCGATTTGTGTTGGAAGGTGAAGGCGTTTGGACGGTCGTTAATGGTGATCCCGTCCCTATGCGTAGAGGTGATTTCTTGCTAACTGCAGGATGGAACTTCCACGGTCACCACAATATTGCGACAGAACCGATGGCATGGCTAGATGGCCTCGATATTCCATTTGCTCATCAAATGGATTCTGGCTTTTTCGAGTTTGGTTCTGAAGAACTAACCGATCAAAGCACTCCAGAGAAATCTCGTTCTGAACAATTATGGGCACACCCCGGACTTCGTCCCCTGGCTTTCCCTGGACCCATGAGCTCTTCTCCCATTGGCCGTTATGCCTGGGAACATACAGACAGCGCGCTTAATGCTCAGCTGGAGCTAGAAGATGCCGGGTACCCCGGTGTCTACGAGCCGGGACATGCCGCTATTAGATTTAGCAATCCAACAACTGGTGGAGATGTGATGTCTACTATTAGGGCTGAATTCCACCGCTTACGGGCTAACGTCTCCACTAAGCCGCTCTACGAAGTCGGAAATCGCGTCTTCCAAGTTTTCGAAGGCCAGGCCACCGTCCAAGTTGGTGAGCAAACCTTCAAAGCAACTAAAGGCGACATCGTTAACGTCCCATCCTGGCAGCAATGGCACATTGAAGCTGGAAATGAAGGTGTCGATCTGTTCTGTTTTTCAGATCACCCGATATTCGAAGCCCTACACCTGAACCGTACATTCTCTCCGAAAGGAATCTGA
- a CDS encoding fumarylacetoacetate hydrolase family protein translates to MRLATIRQNQTTSAARIETENTAVLIPGFKDLGELLTDANWRNIAKDASGQLIEFEKTDLAPLVPNPRKIICVGLNYANHIREMGRDLPKYPTLFVKFAEALTGPYDDIEVPAYGAEALDWEGELAVVIGKTARRVKSSEAKDYIAGYAVMNDYTQRDLQYRTLQWHQGKSLEKSAGFGPWLTTTDSFTFGGELATYVGEDKVQSTPTNDLVFKPEDLVEYISHIYPLVPGDIIITGTPGGVGHASDPKRYIQDGETVRVSIEGLGEIANKTVIV, encoded by the coding sequence ATGCGTCTCGCTACTATTCGGCAAAACCAGACCACCTCTGCAGCACGGATAGAGACTGAAAATACCGCAGTCTTAATCCCCGGATTCAAGGATCTTGGTGAACTCCTTACAGATGCAAACTGGAGAAACATCGCGAAGGACGCTTCAGGGCAATTAATCGAGTTCGAGAAAACTGATTTAGCGCCTCTCGTTCCTAATCCCCGGAAGATTATTTGCGTTGGCTTAAATTATGCCAACCATATTCGGGAAATGGGGCGGGACCTACCAAAGTACCCGACTCTGTTCGTGAAGTTCGCTGAAGCACTCACCGGCCCTTATGATGACATCGAAGTTCCGGCCTATGGTGCCGAAGCTCTTGATTGGGAAGGCGAACTTGCCGTTGTAATTGGAAAAACCGCACGTCGCGTTAAGTCCTCTGAGGCCAAAGATTACATTGCTGGCTACGCAGTCATGAATGACTATACCCAGCGCGACCTGCAATACCGCACTCTGCAATGGCACCAGGGAAAGTCTCTGGAGAAGTCCGCTGGATTCGGCCCATGGCTTACGACCACTGACTCCTTCACCTTTGGTGGTGAGCTAGCCACTTATGTAGGCGAAGATAAAGTCCAGTCAACTCCAACAAATGATTTGGTTTTCAAGCCTGAAGACTTAGTAGAGTACATTTCTCACATCTATCCACTTGTCCCTGGCGATATCATCATTACCGGCACCCCTGGCGGCGTCGGCCATGCAAGCGATCCCAAGCGATACATCCAGGATGGTGAAACTGTAAGAGTTTCAATCGAAGGCTTAGGGGAAATTGCAAACAAAACGGTGATTGTCTGA
- a CDS encoding maleylpyruvate isomerase family mycothiol-dependent enzyme has translation MDENFHDLPLSGQLTLTRQGTAHYSGQIAQLSSEDFDEPTLLPGWSRKHLIAHVAYNAAALCNLMHWAETGERTPMYSSPEARLREIEFGATLDPDPLRNLHAHTVARLDAAWREATSEAWQYQVETAQGRSVPASETLWMRTREVWIHAVDLGLKASFEEIPSIILKSLLEDITSKWRSSGVGVGLTLVDPADQLEVTVLSSSEEPETIISGGLSGLVRWASGRGAEGVTALDRESVPSPPRWL, from the coding sequence ATGGATGAAAACTTTCACGATTTACCTCTTTCGGGGCAATTAACCCTCACTCGTCAAGGGACAGCTCATTATTCCGGGCAAATAGCCCAATTGTCTTCCGAGGATTTTGATGAACCCACTCTTCTGCCTGGCTGGTCCAGAAAACACCTCATAGCCCATGTTGCATACAACGCTGCTGCACTTTGTAACCTGATGCACTGGGCAGAAACGGGTGAAAGGACCCCGATGTACTCCTCGCCTGAAGCACGGCTACGAGAGATCGAGTTTGGCGCGACGCTAGATCCTGATCCACTGCGCAATCTCCATGCGCACACTGTGGCCCGCCTAGACGCGGCTTGGCGGGAGGCTACTTCTGAGGCTTGGCAATACCAGGTGGAAACAGCCCAAGGAAGAAGCGTCCCAGCATCGGAAACACTATGGATGCGAACCCGTGAGGTCTGGATTCATGCGGTAGATCTAGGGCTCAAAGCTTCTTTCGAGGAAATTCCTTCTATTATCCTTAAATCCTTGCTAGAGGATATTACTTCTAAGTGGCGTAGCAGCGGAGTTGGAGTGGGTCTGACTTTGGTGGATCCTGCAGACCAACTGGAAGTTACGGTTTTATCCTCCAGCGAGGAGCCAGAAACGATTATTTCCGGCGGTTTGTCCGGCCTCGTTCGCTGGGCTTCAGGAAGAGGAGCAGAAGGGGTTACAGCTCTGGATCGAGAGAGTGTTCCTTCGCCACCTCGCTGGTTATAG
- a CDS encoding DedA family protein, with protein sequence MSTEDSHPRPELPHYFKNPRKIDYVIFGYMALSVAVGLIALPLRVWLINRPEIYALFIGGFTSAVVGGAHSTAGGSPIVLIVALSLVGALWTVPLWWLVGRHWGAEYLAQLTASSSRTRYWVNRLQKLPAPWLLAATIISYVPFMPTLVICNILSGIKGIKLWLFLVTNAVGVILRNTFFALLGARFGEEVIEVVNQINRYALWVTLILIGVMFYSAYKKGRRTPPPASPSTSA encoded by the coding sequence ATGAGCACAGAAGACTCTCATCCTCGCCCTGAGCTTCCGCACTATTTCAAGAATCCACGGAAGATCGACTACGTGATCTTCGGATATATGGCGCTGAGCGTAGCTGTCGGGCTCATCGCCCTACCGCTGAGGGTGTGGTTGATTAACCGCCCGGAGATATACGCTCTTTTCATCGGTGGTTTTACCTCCGCTGTAGTCGGTGGCGCCCACTCCACCGCCGGCGGCAGTCCCATTGTCCTTATTGTGGCGTTATCGCTGGTCGGTGCACTATGGACAGTTCCGCTATGGTGGCTGGTGGGCCGTCACTGGGGTGCGGAATATCTAGCGCAGCTCACTGCTTCTTCTAGCCGGACTCGTTATTGGGTGAACCGCCTCCAAAAGCTCCCAGCACCGTGGCTGCTAGCTGCAACCATTATCTCCTATGTTCCCTTTATGCCAACTTTGGTGATATGCAATATCCTCTCCGGAATTAAGGGAATAAAACTGTGGCTGTTTCTTGTCACCAACGCTGTCGGTGTCATTCTGCGTAACACTTTCTTCGCTCTCTTAGGCGCCCGCTTCGGTGAGGAGGTCATCGAGGTCGTGAACCAAATTAACCGCTACGCGCTGTGGGTTACGCTCATCCTCATCGGTGTCATGTTCTACTCCGCCTATAAGAAAGGCCGACGCACCCCGCCGCCGGCCAGCCCTTCTACATCGGCATAA
- a CDS encoding acyl-CoA carboxylase subunit beta — protein MTARTTAEKIADLRARLEKAQDPGSEHSRAKRDEAGRTTPRQRINALLDEGTFVEIGALGKTPGEEDAPYSDGVVTGYGRIDGRPVAIYAHDKTVFGGSVGVTFGKKVCEVMDMAIRIGCPVIGIQDSGGARIQDAVTSLAMYSEIARRQMPLSGRSPQISIMLGKCAGGAVYAPVTTDFVIAVDGEAEMYVTGPAVIKEVTGEDITSAELGGARQQEHNGNVSLVVESEEAAFHAVHELLDHLPLTCFEESPLFEAPSDKEIGVDLELDSFMPDDTNAGYDMVELLEKLGDDENILEIQPNFAPNLITAFGRIDGRSVGFVASQPMQYAGCIDADAADKGARFIRICDAYNIPLVFVVDTPGYLPGVEQEKVGLIHRGAKLAFAVVEATVPKITLIVRKAYGGAYAVMGSKNLTGDINLAWPTAQIAVMGSAAAVVMLQGKQLAAAPPEQRGYLKKLFMDFYDENMTSPYVAAERGYIDAMIQPRDTRLALRRALRQMADKQDADLPKKHTIMPM, from the coding sequence GTGACCGCGAGGACCACCGCGGAGAAGATCGCAGATTTGCGGGCCCGCTTGGAGAAGGCACAGGACCCTGGCTCCGAGCATTCTCGAGCTAAACGCGACGAGGCGGGTCGCACTACCCCACGCCAGCGGATTAACGCGCTGTTGGATGAGGGAACATTCGTCGAAATTGGTGCCCTGGGGAAGACCCCTGGCGAGGAAGACGCCCCCTACTCCGATGGTGTTGTCACTGGTTATGGTCGTATAGATGGCCGTCCAGTGGCTATCTATGCACATGACAAGACGGTGTTTGGTGGTTCCGTGGGGGTCACCTTCGGTAAAAAAGTCTGCGAAGTCATGGACATGGCTATTCGGATTGGCTGCCCGGTGATCGGGATTCAGGATTCCGGCGGCGCCCGAATCCAAGATGCGGTGACCTCCCTGGCCATGTATTCAGAGATCGCCCGACGCCAAATGCCGCTTTCTGGGCGTAGTCCACAAATTTCCATCATGCTGGGTAAATGTGCAGGTGGTGCGGTCTACGCTCCGGTGACAACAGATTTCGTTATTGCTGTTGACGGGGAAGCAGAGATGTATGTCACCGGTCCCGCGGTGATTAAAGAAGTCACTGGAGAAGACATCACCTCTGCCGAATTAGGCGGTGCCCGACAGCAAGAACACAACGGAAACGTCTCTCTTGTGGTTGAGAGTGAAGAAGCCGCTTTCCATGCAGTTCATGAACTCCTCGATCATCTTCCTCTTACCTGCTTCGAGGAAAGCCCACTTTTCGAAGCCCCTAGCGATAAAGAAATAGGCGTTGACCTAGAGCTTGACTCCTTTATGCCGGATGATACTAATGCCGGATACGACATGGTTGAGCTGTTGGAAAAATTAGGTGACGACGAGAATATCTTAGAGATTCAGCCGAATTTTGCTCCGAACCTGATAACCGCATTTGGTCGGATAGATGGTCGAAGTGTGGGATTTGTAGCAAGCCAGCCGATGCAATACGCAGGCTGTATTGATGCTGATGCTGCGGATAAAGGCGCACGGTTTATCAGGATCTGTGATGCTTATAATATCCCGCTGGTGTTTGTGGTTGACACCCCTGGATATTTGCCGGGTGTGGAACAAGAAAAAGTAGGTCTTATTCACCGCGGGGCAAAGCTAGCTTTTGCCGTGGTGGAGGCAACCGTACCAAAAATCACGCTTATTGTGCGGAAGGCCTATGGCGGCGCCTATGCCGTGATGGGCTCAAAGAATCTGACCGGTGATATTAACTTGGCCTGGCCAACGGCGCAGATCGCGGTCATGGGGTCAGCGGCAGCTGTGGTTATGCTGCAAGGAAAACAACTAGCAGCGGCACCGCCCGAACAGCGAGGATACCTCAAGAAGCTGTTTATGGATTTCTATGATGAAAACATGACCAGCCCCTATGTAGCTGCTGAACGCGGCTATATCGATGCCATGATTCAGCCGCGAGATACCCGGCTGGCGCTGCGTCGAGCTTTAAGACAGATGGCTGATAAACAAGACGCAGATCTTCCGAAGAAACACACGATTATGCCGATGTAG